In the genome of Myxococcales bacterium, one region contains:
- a CDS encoding D-amino acid aminotransferase, with amino-acid sequence MPELASVNGKITPIDQACVSIHDRGLVLGDGVYEVIVSYHDKLFLFDEHIARLRRSLAYVRMSYVDVDEVVRLIRQVFQAAAMPRAKVYLQITRGEAPRNHAFPVPQIKPNLIITVRAFPEMDPALFDAGIVCLTQPDLRWGRVDIKTINLLPNCLAKQAALDAGCHDAIFIAADGLVREATAANVFVIRHGVFLTHPANEHILSGVTRNCLIDLIRGAGWTVEERAATEQEMMTADEVFLSGTTAEVLPVIRINGRPIADGQPGPISRKLLGIFRAWIRQNGY; translated from the coding sequence ATGCCTGAATTGGCATCCGTCAACGGTAAAATCACCCCGATCGATCAGGCTTGCGTTTCGATTCACGATCGCGGCCTGGTGCTTGGCGACGGCGTTTACGAAGTCATCGTCAGCTATCACGACAAGCTATTTTTGTTCGACGAACACATCGCACGACTGCGGCGCAGCCTGGCGTACGTGCGGATGTCCTACGTCGATGTCGATGAAGTCGTCCGGCTGATCCGGCAGGTTTTTCAGGCGGCCGCCATGCCGCGCGCCAAGGTCTACCTGCAAATCACACGCGGCGAGGCTCCGCGCAATCACGCGTTTCCCGTGCCGCAGATCAAGCCGAACCTCATCATCACGGTCCGCGCTTTTCCGGAAATGGATCCGGCGTTGTTCGACGCCGGAATCGTCTGTCTCACGCAGCCGGATCTTCGTTGGGGACGAGTGGACATCAAAACCATTAATCTATTGCCGAATTGCCTGGCGAAGCAGGCCGCGCTCGACGCCGGTTGCCACGATGCGATTTTCATCGCTGCCGACGGTCTGGTGCGCGAAGCGACGGCGGCCAACGTTTTCGTCATCCGCCACGGCGTTTTCCTTACCCATCCGGCGAACGAACACATCCTGTCCGGCGTGACCCGCAATTGCTTGATCGACTTGATTCGCGGGGCCGGCTGGACGGTCGAAGAGCGCGCGGCGACCGAACAGGAAATGATGACCGCCGACGAAGTGTTTCTCTCGGGCACCACGGCCGAGGTGTTGCCGGTGATCCGTATCAACGGCCGCCCGATCGCCGACGGGCAGCCGGGACCGATCAGCCGCAAACTGCTGGGCATCTTCCGTGCGTGGATCCGACAAAACGGCTATTAA
- a CDS encoding TlpA family protein disulfide reductase: MHQRTSLFLLFTLLLSATFGMAALCSSDDDDDNDDSGDDDTADDDLVDDDNGDDDTADDDAADDDAADDDAADDDAADDDAADDDSGDDDDDDDDNDDDNDDNDTTPQMGYDVGDKMPDFTLLDQKGDEVSLYDYAGKVILLDTSAMWCGPCQQDTPKLETDYYQVYKDQGDGFMVLQLILANYNDNPPTQAELLAWATLYGLTFPVLDDSSWDVTYPLHGGSISIPAYALLDQEGVIRKKEGYLVSYDSLIESLLGID; encoded by the coding sequence ATGCACCAACGCACATCGCTGTTCCTCCTGTTTACCTTGCTTTTATCGGCGACCTTCGGCATGGCCGCGCTTTGTTCGTCCGATGACGATGATGATAACGATGACAGTGGCGACGACGACACTGCGGATGACGACCTCGTCGACGACGACAACGGCGACGACGACACTGCGGATGACGATGCGGCTGATGATGACGCGGCGGATGACGACGCCGCCGACGATGATGCAGCTGACGACGATGCCGCCGACGACGACAGCGGCGATGATGACGATGACGACGACGACAACGATGATGATAACGACGATAACGACACCACGCCCCAGATGGGCTACGACGTCGGCGATAAAATGCCGGATTTTACACTGCTCGATCAGAAGGGCGACGAAGTTTCGCTGTACGATTACGCCGGCAAGGTCATTCTTCTGGATACCTCGGCCATGTGGTGCGGCCCCTGTCAGCAGGACACTCCCAAGCTGGAAACCGATTACTACCAGGTCTACAAGGATCAGGGTGACGGTTTCATGGTGCTGCAATTGATTCTGGCCAATTACAACGACAATCCGCCGACCCAGGCCGAATTGCTTGCCTGGGCGACCCTGTACGGCCTGACTTTCCCGGTGCTGGATGACAGCAGTTGGGACGTGACCTACCCATTGCACGGCGGATCGATTTCGATTCCGGCTTATGCCCTGCTCGATCAGGAGGGCGTCATTCGGAAAAAGGAGGGATATCTGGTCTCCTATGACTCATTGATCGAAAGTTTGCTCGGTATCGACTGA
- a CDS encoding redoxin domain-containing protein: MKQRGRWLIYLLLVFFVGVGLVAACTSDDDDDDNDTSADDDNDDSTPPVDDDSGDDDSGDDDDDSGDDDSGDDDDDSGDDDSGDDDDDNDDNDDNDDNDDNDDNDDNDTTPQTGYNVGNKMPDFTLLNQKGEYVSLYDFEGKVILLDTSAMW, from the coding sequence ATGAAGCAGCGAGGGAGATGGTTAATCTACCTGTTGCTCGTCTTTTTCGTGGGTGTCGGATTGGTCGCCGCCTGCACTTCCGATGATGACGACGACGACAACGACACCTCCGCGGACGACGACAACGACGACTCTACCCCACCCGTCGACGACGATTCCGGGGATGACGACTCCGGCGACGACGACGACGATTCCGGCGATGACGACTCCGGCGACGATGACGACGATTCCGGAGACGACGATTCCGGCGATGATGACGATGACAACGACGACAACGATGACAATGACGATAATGACGACAACGACGACAACGACGACAACGATACGACGCCTCAGACGGGCTACAACGTCGGCAACAAGATGCCGGACTTCACGTTGCTCAACCAGAAAGGCGAATACGTCTCCTTGTACGACTTCGAGGGAAAGGTGATTCTGCTGGACACTTCGGCCATGTGGTGA
- a CDS encoding peroxiredoxin family protein, with product MVLQLIAENLNSQTPSVAQLSHWVSLYNLTFPVLADPNWSVGNPVGNGYIPFYWVVDQNLIIRQKGNNLSSFHSIIQTLLGSKH from the coding sequence ATGGTGCTGCAGTTGATCGCGGAAAATCTGAACAGCCAAACGCCCTCGGTGGCGCAGCTCTCGCATTGGGTCAGTCTGTACAATTTGACCTTCCCCGTGCTCGCCGATCCGAACTGGAGCGTCGGCAACCCGGTCGGCAACGGTTACATCCCGTTCTACTGGGTGGTCGATCAGAATCTGATCATCCGGCAGAAGGGCAACAACCTGTCGTCCTTCCATTCGATCATTCAAACCCTGCTCGGCAGCAAGCATTAA